A genomic window from Sphingobacterium spiritivorum includes:
- a CDS encoding efflux RND transporter permease subunit, which produces MKKFVQHIVAFSLRHSLIVIFATVVLLCSGVYAYLHTPIEAFPDVTNTRARIITQWSGRSAEEIEKFVTLPISKEMNTIPKKSEVRSISLFGLSVVTVQFDDEVDDFYAQQYVANRMNGVELPSGAKSEIEPPYGATGEIFRYVIKSDLPIKEVSAIQDWTIERELVSVPGVADVVSFGGEEKIYEIKINPTELANYNLSPLDVYEAVSRSNINVGGDVIQQGNQAYVVRGVGLLDKVDDIKNILIKVNGSTPILIRHVAEVSISAKPRLGQVGYNEEDDLVEGIVVMLRGENPSDVIVRLKAKIEDLNTRILPRNVQIVPIVDRTKLVDNTVHTVSKNLVEGILLVSFIVFIFLYNWKTTFIVASVIPLAFLFAIIMLRIQGLPANLISMGSLDFGLLLEGTLVIVETVFVALEREAHHLGAARFNKISKLGIIKKSAGSVASYIFFALLILIVALLPIFSFQKVEGKMFSPLAFTLGYALLGSLILSLTYVPAMCKYLLNKNISEKENAISRFFRKYVFNFFRFTFKHKKWTIGVFLFILIGCAVRFHFYGSEFLPKLNEGAIYVRATLPNSVNLDESVKLTKEMKEMLRTDFDEIDFIMTQTGRPNDGTDPTGFFNIEFNIELKPKEKWKQKISKDELIAQMREKLQQYPGITFGFSQPIQDNVEEYVAGVKSPLVIKIFGDDLYELEKKAFEVANAIKSVHGITDINVFKNIGLPELRIQLHDSKMAKYGVSTNDVQSVIEMTIGGQSATTFYENERMFDVMVRFQKDYRDNPEKIGNILIPTMNDQKVPLREIATIDYHTGPAFIYREGNSRYIGVGFNIEGRDLGSTIQEAKAKVKQDVKLPKENKMVWAGEFESKERASKQLMMVVPVSLVLILILLYANFGNVKDTVISAITLPFAFIGGFLSLWITGTIFGISAGIGFIILFGVATIDGIVLIGVMKENLKHKMKLKDAIYEGVKSRIRPVVMIALMGSMGLLPAALSSGMGSEIQKPLAIMIVGGLIICLILSFAVLPVVFYQAYKKEYA; this is translated from the coding sequence ATGAAGAAATTTGTTCAACATATAGTAGCCTTCTCATTAAGGCATTCCCTTATTGTTATTTTTGCAACAGTTGTCCTGTTGTGTTCCGGGGTATATGCTTATCTCCATACACCTATTGAAGCCTTTCCGGATGTGACCAATACCAGGGCACGTATTATTACGCAGTGGTCCGGGCGGAGCGCGGAAGAAATAGAAAAATTTGTAACACTGCCGATCTCAAAGGAGATGAATACTATTCCCAAGAAGTCGGAAGTACGTTCCATTTCTCTTTTTGGTCTTTCCGTTGTGACCGTACAGTTTGATGACGAAGTAGATGATTTCTATGCACAACAGTATGTGGCTAACAGAATGAACGGGGTCGAACTTCCATCGGGTGCAAAGAGTGAAATCGAACCACCCTATGGAGCTACGGGAGAGATATTCCGCTATGTCATCAAGAGTGATCTGCCTATCAAAGAAGTTTCAGCGATTCAGGATTGGACCATAGAACGTGAATTAGTCTCTGTTCCGGGGGTTGCTGATGTCGTGAGCTTTGGTGGAGAAGAAAAGATCTATGAGATAAAGATCAATCCTACTGAACTGGCTAATTATAATTTGTCACCTCTGGATGTATATGAAGCGGTATCCCGATCAAATATTAATGTGGGAGGGGATGTGATCCAGCAGGGTAATCAGGCCTATGTCGTCAGGGGTGTCGGCTTACTGGACAAAGTAGATGATATTAAGAATATTCTGATCAAAGTGAATGGGTCTACACCTATTCTGATCAGACATGTGGCAGAAGTATCTATCTCTGCCAAACCAAGATTAGGACAGGTCGGCTATAATGAGGAGGACGATCTCGTGGAAGGGATCGTGGTGATGTTGCGGGGAGAGAATCCTTCAGATGTTATCGTACGGCTGAAAGCCAAGATTGAAGATCTGAATACCCGCATATTGCCCAGGAATGTGCAGATCGTTCCCATTGTAGACCGGACAAAACTGGTTGATAATACCGTACACACGGTTTCCAAAAATCTGGTGGAAGGTATATTGTTGGTATCTTTTATTGTATTTATCTTTTTATACAATTGGAAAACTACTTTTATCGTAGCCTCAGTTATTCCGCTGGCCTTTCTTTTTGCTATCATTATGCTGCGGATACAGGGGCTTCCTGCTAATCTGATCTCTATGGGCTCTCTGGATTTTGGTCTGTTGCTGGAGGGAACACTGGTTATTGTTGAAACCGTCTTTGTTGCGCTGGAGCGGGAGGCACATCACCTCGGAGCTGCACGATTCAACAAGATTTCAAAACTGGGTATTATTAAGAAAAGTGCAGGTTCAGTAGCCAGTTATATCTTCTTTGCTTTATTGATTCTGATCGTAGCTTTATTGCCGATCTTTTCTTTCCAGAAAGTGGAAGGTAAGATGTTTTCTCCGTTGGCATTTACACTTGGATATGCTTTGCTGGGGTCTCTGATCCTGAGTCTGACCTATGTGCCGGCAATGTGTAAATATCTGCTCAATAAAAATATCAGCGAAAAGGAAAATGCTATTTCCAGGTTTTTCAGGAAATATGTGTTTAACTTTTTCAGGTTCACCTTTAAACATAAGAAATGGACAATCGGAGTTTTTTTATTTATTTTAATCGGATGTGCCGTTCGCTTTCATTTTTATGGTTCGGAATTTTTGCCCAAACTGAATGAAGGTGCTATTTATGTACGGGCTACACTGCCGAATAGTGTGAATCTCGATGAATCTGTCAAACTGACGAAAGAAATGAAGGAGATGCTTAGAACAGACTTTGATGAGATAGACTTCATTATGACGCAGACAGGAAGACCAAATGACGGAACAGACCCTACAGGATTTTTTAATATTGAATTTAATATTGAACTGAAGCCCAAAGAAAAATGGAAGCAAAAGATCTCCAAGGATGAGCTCATCGCCCAGATGCGGGAAAAGCTTCAGCAATATCCCGGAATTACATTTGGATTCAGCCAGCCCATACAGGATAATGTGGAAGAATATGTGGCCGGGGTAAAGAGTCCGTTGGTTATTAAGATTTTTGGTGATGATCTATATGAGCTGGAAAAGAAAGCCTTTGAAGTCGCTAATGCTATCAAATCGGTACACGGTATTACAGATATTAATGTATTTAAAAATATCGGATTGCCGGAATTGAGGATACAGCTTCACGATTCTAAAATGGCTAAATATGGCGTGTCTACTAATGATGTGCAATCTGTTATCGAGATGACTATAGGCGGGCAGTCTGCAACGACTTTCTATGAGAACGAACGTATGTTTGATGTAATGGTACGTTTTCAAAAGGATTACCGGGATAATCCCGAAAAGATCGGTAATATCCTGATTCCTACTATGAATGACCAGAAAGTTCCGCTTCGGGAGATTGCAACGATTGACTACCACACAGGTCCTGCATTTATTTACCGGGAGGGAAATTCCAGATACATAGGGGTCGGCTTTAATATTGAAGGCCGTGATCTGGGAAGCACTATTCAGGAGGCTAAGGCGAAAGTGAAACAGGATGTAAAACTTCCGAAAGAGAATAAAATGGTCTGGGCCGGGGAGTTTGAAAGTAAAGAACGTGCATCAAAACAGTTGATGATGGTGGTTCCGGTTTCGTTGGTGCTGATCCTGATTCTGCTGTATGCCAACTTTGGAAATGTCAAAGATACTGTGATATCTGCTATTACGTTGCCATTTGCCTTTATCGGCGGATTCCTGTCGCTTTGGATCACCGGGACTATCTTTGGTATTTCTGCCGGAATCGGGTTTATCATTCTCTTCGGAGTGGCCACTATTGATGGTATTGTACTTATAGGTGTGATGAAGGAAAATCTGAAACACAAAATGAAGCTGAAAGATGCAATCTATGAAGGTGTCAAAAGCCGGATCCGTCCGGTGGTCATGATCGCATTGATGGGTTCAATGGGATTGCTGCCTGCTGCACTTTCCAGCGGCATGGGCTCTGAGATCCAGAAGCCTTTGGCTATTATGATTGTCGGGGGATTGATTATCTGTCTGATTCTATCTTTCGCTGTCTTACCTGTAGTCTTTTATCAGGCCTATAAAAAGGAATACGCATAA
- a CDS encoding LptF/LptG family permease has product MKKIHLLILQSFIKPFIVTFCIVMFVLLMLFLFKYIDDLIGKGFEWYVILQLIGYQCAVQMQMALPLSMLLSSIMTFGNLGESYELVAIKAAGVSLRKAMTPLFILVALFSAGSFLFSDYILPVVNLKMGSLLYDVRNKKADFLIKPGIFNNTIPGYAIRAKSKSKDGTVLNELMIYDHTSGSSSNNVLLAKEGFVQNSPDNNYMVLRLKDGIRYEESKGKDSKSYDPRKQFVRFQFKETEQKFDMGDFQMKRTDENLFKSHHAMLNLRQLKMYTDSNHRQMDSVGRMAEHDIRNYYNYYSNYFRSPGMKIVPAKVKPFKNLLEDVVPATERRQIVGSAMTQSRYITETLGNKTLEYKAFRDKDIRYRLEFHRKFTLAVSCLLLFGIGAPLGAIIRKGGLGLPVVMAIIFFLIYHIISTVSEKAAKDASLAPMTGMWMAIIILTPLAIFLTYKSTTDSSLFDVEQYKLKAQSIWKWIRSRFTKDKNIPQQGTSV; this is encoded by the coding sequence ATGAAAAAAATTCACTTATTAATTCTTCAATCTTTCATAAAGCCGTTTATCGTCACATTTTGTATCGTGATGTTTGTGCTATTGATGCTTTTCCTTTTCAAATATATAGATGATTTGATTGGAAAAGGGTTTGAATGGTACGTCATCCTGCAGCTTATCGGCTATCAATGTGCCGTACAAATGCAGATGGCTCTCCCCCTCTCCATGTTGTTATCTTCGATCATGACATTTGGTAACCTGGGCGAAAGTTATGAACTGGTAGCCATTAAAGCTGCCGGAGTATCTCTTCGCAAAGCCATGACCCCCCTGTTTATTCTCGTCGCCCTATTCAGTGCAGGTTCTTTTTTGTTCTCCGATTATATATTACCGGTCGTAAATCTGAAGATGGGTTCCCTGCTCTATGATGTACGGAATAAGAAAGCAGATTTTCTGATCAAACCCGGAATATTTAACAATACCATTCCCGGATATGCTATCCGCGCAAAAAGTAAAAGTAAAGATGGTACTGTATTAAATGAATTGATGATCTACGATCATACATCTGGCAGCTCATCCAACAATGTACTCTTAGCCAAAGAAGGCTTTGTTCAAAACTCTCCGGACAACAACTATATGGTTTTGAGACTAAAAGACGGCATCCGGTACGAAGAGTCAAAAGGGAAAGACAGCAAGTCCTACGATCCCCGGAAGCAGTTTGTACGTTTTCAGTTTAAGGAGACTGAACAAAAATTTGATATGGGTGATTTTCAGATGAAACGTACAGACGAAAATCTGTTTAAATCACATCATGCCATGTTGAATCTTCGTCAGCTCAAGATGTATACGGACTCTAATCATCGTCAGATGGACAGCGTAGGGCGTATGGCTGAACATGATATCCGAAATTATTATAATTATTATTCCAACTACTTCCGTTCTCCGGGTATGAAAATTGTTCCGGCCAAAGTAAAACCGTTCAAGAATCTATTGGAAGATGTGGTTCCTGCCACAGAACGCAGACAGATCGTCGGATCAGCCATGACACAATCCCGTTATATCACAGAGACCTTAGGCAATAAAACACTGGAATACAAGGCGTTCAGAGATAAAGATATCCGCTACCGCTTAGAATTCCATCGCAAATTCACATTGGCAGTCTCCTGTTTACTCCTTTTTGGTATCGGGGCACCGCTTGGTGCAATCATCCGTAAAGGAGGATTAGGACTTCCGGTAGTAATGGCGATTATTTTCTTTCTGATCTATCACATCATATCCACGGTATCTGAAAAAGCAGCAAAAGATGCAAGCTTAGCCCCGATGACAGGGATGTGGATGGCTATAATAATACTTACACCACTGGCTATATTTTTGACCTATAAATCTACTACAGACTCTTCCCTATTCGATGTTGAGCAATATAAACTCAAGGCACAATCGATCTGGAAATGGATCAGAAGCCGGTTCACTAAGGATAAAAATATTCCCCAGCAGGGCACTTCAGTATAA
- a CDS encoding TolC family protein, producing the protein MFTFFRYILLTLTVTLVSHKILPAQQTFDLNQCIAIALEKNIAVDKAMLALDNKTLDIKNYKNERLPNLNGFTNMFSNFGQSQDIFGNNARNDNFNSTLGLSSSYSILNNGKLKNSIKRSEKEMEASGQDLALLKREITLKTIEGYLNVLLQKEICKAVDTALTFAEQQFQKVQKSTDLGATSLTILYEAKANYERENEKKRRAHYAVDKAILELKQIMAVEQNQNFEINTELQALSSLQESSYDSAALYASFLQQHPALKKYALLNEALKFDQKAIKAQLYPTIDASLTLGSFYFSNLSTGFGKLPLFNQLQNNFSQQIGLTINIPVFNKNAVKIAVQKNKIQQAENAKQLELEQLTIKQDLEKQLLDLDNYQRQYKLAANVLEVTRKAFELSLKSYEAGRISIYDLSTSRSNLLTLESELIQTKYNALFTQIMVRYLSTGEIKP; encoded by the coding sequence ATGTTTACATTTTTTCGATATATACTGCTGACCCTCACAGTCACATTGGTTTCTCACAAGATTTTGCCGGCACAGCAGACTTTTGACTTAAATCAATGTATTGCTATTGCTCTTGAAAAAAACATCGCTGTAGATAAAGCGATGTTGGCTCTGGACAACAAAACCCTGGACATAAAAAATTACAAAAATGAAAGGCTGCCCAATTTAAACGGATTTACAAATATGTTCAGCAATTTTGGACAATCACAGGATATTTTCGGGAATAATGCGAGAAATGATAATTTTAACAGCACACTTGGTCTGTCTTCATCCTATTCGATCCTGAATAATGGTAAACTGAAAAATTCCATTAAAAGATCAGAGAAAGAAATGGAAGCCAGCGGACAGGATCTGGCGTTATTGAAAAGAGAAATAACCCTGAAAACTATCGAGGGTTACCTGAATGTCTTGCTGCAAAAAGAAATCTGCAAAGCTGTCGATACAGCTTTGACATTTGCTGAGCAACAGTTCCAGAAAGTACAAAAGTCTACAGACCTTGGCGCCACTTCACTGACGATATTATATGAAGCAAAGGCGAATTATGAACGTGAAAACGAAAAGAAAAGACGGGCACACTATGCTGTAGATAAAGCAATACTGGAACTCAAACAGATCATGGCTGTGGAACAGAATCAAAATTTTGAGATTAATACAGAGCTTCAGGCTTTATCATCCCTACAGGAATCGAGTTATGACAGCGCAGCCTTATATGCCTCCTTTTTGCAGCAACATCCGGCTTTGAAAAAATATGCCTTATTGAATGAAGCACTGAAATTTGATCAAAAAGCTATAAAAGCGCAACTGTATCCCACCATAGATGCAAGTCTGACACTGGGAAGTTTCTATTTCAGTAATCTGTCCACCGGTTTTGGTAAACTTCCCTTATTCAATCAGCTTCAGAATAATTTTTCTCAGCAGATAGGTTTAACAATCAATATACCTGTATTCAATAAGAATGCAGTAAAAATAGCGGTTCAGAAAAATAAGATACAACAGGCTGAAAATGCGAAGCAACTGGAATTAGAGCAACTTACAATCAAACAGGACCTGGAAAAACAGTTACTGGATCTGGATAATTACCAAAGACAATATAAATTGGCAGCAAATGTTCTGGAAGTAACCAGAAAAGCATTTGAATTAAGCCTGAAAAGTTATGAAGCAGGAAGAATCAGTATATACGATCTGAGCACCTCAAGGTCAAATCTGCTCACATTGGAAAGTGAGCTTATCCAGACAAAATACAATGCTCTATTTACACAAATCATGGTTCGGTATCTGAGTACAGGCGAAATAAAACCTTAA
- a CDS encoding bifunctional 3,4-dihydroxy-2-butanone-4-phosphate synthase/GTP cyclohydrolase II, translated as MEIKLNSIEEAIADIQAGKVIIVVDDEDRENEGDFVTAARNATPEIINFMATHGRGLVCAPLTKERCDELGLDLMVGQNTAVYETNFTVSVDLQGYGCTTGISASDRSKTIKALIDPNIRPEELGRPGHIFPLIAKDGGVLRRTGHTEATVDLARLAGFEPAGVLVEILKEDGEMARLPELIEVAKRFDLKIISIEDLIEYRLKHDSLINEEVTVNMPTEYGDFQLKAYTQKDTGAQHLALYKGEWKEDEPILVRVHSSCMTGDIFGSCRCDCGPQLHKAMEMIQQEGKGVIVYMNQEGRGIGLINKLHAYKLQEGGVDTVDANLQLGFKADLRDYGVGAQILRNLGVTKMRLMSNNPTKRAGLVGYGLEIIENVPIEIQANQYNEEYLKTKRDRMGHTIMKNL; from the coding sequence ATGGAAATAAAGCTTAATTCGATTGAAGAAGCAATCGCCGATATACAAGCCGGTAAAGTAATTATTGTAGTAGATGATGAAGATCGTGAAAATGAAGGCGATTTTGTTACCGCAGCGCGCAATGCGACTCCGGAAATCATCAATTTTATGGCTACTCATGGCCGTGGATTAGTATGTGCTCCTTTAACAAAAGAACGTTGTGATGAACTGGGTCTTGACCTTATGGTAGGACAGAACACAGCTGTGTATGAGACCAATTTTACCGTATCAGTAGACTTACAGGGATACGGATGCACAACTGGTATTTCCGCTTCAGATCGTTCAAAGACTATCAAAGCCTTAATAGATCCGAATATCCGTCCTGAAGAACTGGGACGTCCGGGACATATCTTCCCGCTCATTGCAAAAGATGGTGGTGTACTTCGCCGTACAGGCCACACGGAGGCAACTGTAGATCTGGCTCGTCTTGCCGGATTTGAACCTGCTGGTGTACTGGTCGAAATATTGAAGGAAGACGGAGAAATGGCACGTCTGCCGGAATTGATTGAAGTAGCGAAACGTTTTGACCTTAAGATTATCAGCATTGAAGATCTGATCGAATACCGTTTGAAACATGATTCATTGATTAATGAAGAAGTAACGGTGAATATGCCTACGGAATATGGTGATTTTCAATTGAAAGCCTATACACAAAAAGATACAGGCGCACAGCATTTAGCCCTGTACAAAGGAGAATGGAAAGAAGATGAGCCTATTTTAGTACGTGTACACAGCTCATGTATGACAGGAGACATCTTCGGATCATGCCGTTGCGACTGCGGGCCTCAGCTTCACAAAGCAATGGAAATGATTCAGCAAGAAGGTAAAGGAGTCATTGTATATATGAATCAGGAAGGCAGAGGAATCGGTCTTATCAACAAACTGCACGCTTATAAACTGCAGGAAGGTGGGGTTGACACAGTGGATGCCAATCTGCAGCTTGGCTTCAAAGCCGACTTAAGAGACTACGGTGTAGGTGCACAGATCCTCCGTAATCTTGGAGTCACTAAAATGCGCCTGATGTCTAACAATCCGACAAAACGTGCCGGACTGGTAGGATATGGTCTGGAAATTATTGAGAATGTACCTATCGAGATTCAGGCAAATCAATACAACGAAGAGTATCTGAAAACAAAACGTGACCGTATGGGGCATACGATCATGAAAAACTTGTAA
- a CDS encoding HlyD family secretion protein, with protein METKGNILENINLRSEQVQEVLETPPNWLIRWGSLVILGIILLFFSLACVIKYPEFITSPIIISSQNPPEKIEIRIDSRIEKLIAKDQQTVKKGDLLMVLESSADDKDIHQLKGILDSISTKHLSRFPLHLVSGFRLGEVQEDYNAFAKALEEEILFNSLQPYAAEEVTATKGITDYKERIANLKQQHILESSKYQLTEKNYKRSESLHREGVISALELENEKLKLLEAQKNFKNTEIAIAQLEETILNFRKLKSGADVNIVKEKTSYSSASVLLLEKLKKSLRQWERNYLVYASIDGTLSYLQFLGEKQFVKAGTTLLSVLPNNRQITIGQMHIGAQNQGKIKSDQKVLIKLDNYKYQEYGIIKGKIKSIAMVQDKDSKYYVEVSLPEGLQTSYHKTLAFDKELSGTADIVTEELTLAERILSQLRSLLRYQDN; from the coding sequence TTGGAAACTAAAGGCAACATATTAGAAAATATCAATCTGCGTTCAGAGCAGGTTCAGGAGGTATTGGAAACACCACCAAACTGGCTTATTCGTTGGGGAAGTCTGGTTATTCTGGGCATAATTCTCTTATTTTTTTCACTGGCCTGTGTCATTAAATATCCTGAATTTATCACGTCACCCATTATTATCTCCTCTCAGAATCCGCCGGAGAAAATCGAGATCAGGATAGATTCCAGGATTGAAAAGCTGATAGCAAAGGATCAGCAAACAGTGAAGAAAGGAGACTTGCTCATGGTATTAGAGTCATCAGCAGATGATAAAGATATACATCAATTGAAAGGAATTCTTGATTCCATTTCTACAAAGCACCTTTCCAGATTCCCGTTACATCTTGTATCAGGTTTCAGATTAGGAGAAGTCCAGGAAGATTACAATGCCTTTGCGAAGGCACTGGAAGAAGAAATATTGTTCAACAGCCTGCAACCTTATGCTGCAGAAGAAGTCACCGCAACAAAAGGTATCACAGATTATAAAGAACGTATCGCCAATCTGAAACAACAGCATATACTGGAATCAAGTAAATACCAGTTGACCGAAAAAAATTATAAGCGTTCTGAATCATTACATCGCGAAGGCGTAATATCTGCTCTGGAACTTGAAAATGAAAAATTAAAATTATTAGAAGCTCAGAAAAATTTCAAGAATACGGAAATCGCCATTGCTCAGCTGGAAGAAACCATTTTAAATTTCAGAAAACTGAAATCCGGTGCAGATGTGAATATTGTTAAAGAGAAAACATCCTATTCCTCTGCGTCTGTCCTGTTGCTTGAAAAACTAAAGAAATCTCTGCGTCAATGGGAAAGAAATTACCTGGTCTATGCTTCTATAGACGGAACATTAAGCTATCTGCAGTTTTTAGGAGAGAAACAGTTTGTAAAAGCCGGAACGACATTGCTAAGTGTACTCCCGAATAACAGACAGATAACAATAGGACAAATGCATATCGGCGCACAGAATCAGGGAAAGATAAAATCAGATCAGAAAGTATTGATCAAGCTTGATAACTACAAATATCAGGAATACGGAATAATAAAAGGGAAAATCAAATCTATCGCTATGGTTCAGGATAAAGACAGCAAATACTACGTCGAGGTAAGTTTGCCTGAAGGATTACAAACCTCTTATCATAAAACTCTCGCATTTGACAAAGAGCTGAGCGGAACGGCTGATATCGTCACAGAAGAGCTAACCCTGGCAGAAAGGATATTGAGTCAATTGAGAAGTTTACTTAGATACCAGGATAACTAA
- a CDS encoding START-like domain-containing protein — MEEKVKFQREYIINSSPRILFPFLEEANALAQWFADEVHFRDNTYEFIWDNESHKAKLIASKENKSVKFKWLDDEPYFFEMEINQDELTNDVALSIVDFAKEDNLEDRKKIWDNQIEYLQSVIGA, encoded by the coding sequence ATGGAAGAAAAAGTAAAATTTCAACGCGAATATATCATCAACTCGTCTCCACGTATTCTTTTCCCATTTTTGGAAGAGGCAAATGCGTTGGCGCAATGGTTTGCTGACGAAGTTCACTTCCGTGACAACACCTATGAATTTATATGGGATAATGAAAGCCACAAGGCCAAACTTATCGCTTCCAAAGAAAACAAAAGTGTAAAGTTCAAATGGTTGGACGATGAACCCTATTTTTTCGAAATGGAAATCAATCAGGATGAGCTGACAAATGATGTTGCTTTATCCATCGTTGATTTTGCCAAAGAGGATAATCTGGAAGATCGAAAAAAAATCTGGGACAATCAGATAGAATATCTCCAAAGTGTTATTGGAGCATAA